Proteins from one Candidatus Methylomirabilota bacterium genomic window:
- a CDS encoding lipid-binding SYLF domain-containing protein, whose protein sequence is MARDASIVTAICLAAGLLAGCSTAPTTTAEKDELTRKAQAERQEWSKLDPGIEEMAKKSHAFAFFPEITKGGLVFGGAYGRGVVFERGQHIGYADVTQASFGLQAGGQTYSELIVFEDKAALDRFKQNRTDFGANASAIIAETGAATNARFVDGVAVFVRPLVGAMAEASLGGQRTTYMAK, encoded by the coding sequence ATGGCCCGAGACGCGAGCATCGTCACCGCGATCTGCCTGGCCGCCGGGTTGCTGGCCGGCTGCAGCACCGCTCCCACCACCACCGCCGAGAAGGACGAGCTGACCCGCAAGGCGCAAGCCGAGCGCCAGGAATGGAGCAAGCTCGATCCCGGCATCGAGGAGATGGCCAAGAAGAGCCACGCCTTCGCCTTCTTCCCCGAGATCACCAAGGGCGGGCTCGTCTTCGGCGGCGCCTACGGCCGCGGCGTCGTCTTCGAGCGGGGCCAGCACATCGGCTATGCCGACGTGACCCAGGCCTCGTTCGGCCTGCAGGCCGGCGGCCAGACCTACAGCGAGCTGATCGTGTTCGAGGACAAGGCGGCGCTCGACCGCTTCAAGCAGAACCGCACCGATTTCGGCGCCAACGCGTCGGCCATCATCGCCGAGACCGGCGCGGCCACCAACGCGCGCTTCGTCGACGGCGTGGCCGTCTTCGTGCGGCCGCTGGTCGGCGCCATGGCGGAGGCCTCGCTCGGCGGTCAGCGGACCACCTACATGGCCAAGTGA
- a CDS encoding CoA ester lyase, which translates to MRPRRSVLFMPGSSARALEKARTLPADALILDLEDAVAPEAKAGARARVLAAVRAGGYGPREIIVRLNGPGTPWGADDLAAVAQAPVDAVLLPKVESAETVTAALQRLGPTRDVWCMLETPRGVLNAAAIAAASPRVGALVMGTSDLTKDLHARPTRDRIPLLTSLELCVLAARAAGITALDGVHLDLDDEAGFAAACRQAAELGFDGKTLIHPRQVAAANEAFAPGASEVDWARRVIAAHADAVAGGRGVVVLDGRLIENLHVDDARRVLALAETIAARSAG; encoded by the coding sequence ATGAGACCGCGACGCAGCGTGCTGTTCATGCCCGGCTCCAGCGCGCGGGCCCTCGAGAAGGCCCGCACGCTGCCCGCGGACGCGCTGATCCTGGACCTGGAGGACGCGGTGGCCCCGGAAGCGAAAGCGGGGGCGCGCGCCCGGGTCCTGGCCGCGGTGCGGGCCGGCGGCTACGGCCCGCGTGAAATCATCGTCCGGCTGAACGGGCCGGGCACCCCGTGGGGAGCCGACGATCTCGCGGCGGTGGCGCAGGCCCCCGTCGACGCGGTGCTCCTCCCCAAGGTCGAGTCCGCGGAGACCGTGACCGCGGCGCTCCAGCGTCTGGGTCCGACGCGCGACGTCTGGTGCATGCTGGAGACGCCGCGCGGCGTCCTGAACGCCGCGGCGATCGCCGCGGCCAGCCCGCGCGTGGGCGCGCTGGTCATGGGCACCTCCGACCTGACCAAGGACCTGCACGCGCGTCCCACGCGCGACCGGATTCCGCTCCTGACCAGCCTGGAGCTCTGCGTGCTCGCGGCTCGTGCCGCCGGGATCACCGCGCTCGACGGCGTCCACCTCGACCTCGACGACGAGGCCGGCTTCGCGGCCGCCTGTCGGCAGGCCGCCGAGCTGGGCTTCGACGGCAAGACGCTGATCCATCCTCGACAGGTCGCCGCCGCCAATGAGGCCTTCGCGCCCGGCGCGAGCGAGGTCGACTGGGCCCGCCGGGTCATTGCCGCCCATGCCGACGCCGTCGCCGGCGGGCGCGGCGTGGTGGTGCTGGACGGTCGCTTGATCGAGAATCTCCACGTCGACGACGCCCGGCGCGTCCTGGCCCTGGCCGAGACGATCGCCGCGCGCTCGGCGGGCTGA
- a CDS encoding DUF3597 domain-containing protein — MSLFGSILQKLGFNRPAAEAAPAPQAAPVPSAPAAPVVTAPPPPVAITVVDVVAKLEGLAAANPQKLNWKVSIVDLLKLLDLDSSLASRKELATELGCPAEKMGDSAQMNMWLHKTVLQKLADNGGNVPKELLS, encoded by the coding sequence ATGAGCCTGTTCGGCAGCATCCTTCAGAAGCTCGGATTCAATCGTCCCGCCGCTGAAGCCGCTCCCGCCCCCCAGGCTGCCCCGGTGCCGTCGGCGCCGGCCGCCCCGGTGGTCACCGCGCCGCCCCCGCCGGTGGCGATCACGGTGGTGGACGTGGTGGCCAAGCTGGAAGGCCTCGCCGCCGCGAATCCGCAGAAGCTCAACTGGAAGGTCTCGATCGTGGACCTGCTCAAGCTCCTCGACCTCGACAGCAGCCTCGCCTCCCGCAAGGAATTGGCGACGGAGCTGGGGTGTCCCGCCGAGAAGATGGGCGACTCCGCGCAGATGAACATGTGGCTGCACAAGACCGTGCTGCAGAAGCTGGCCGACAACGGCGGCAACGTCCCGAAGGAGCTGCTGAGCTGA
- a CDS encoding transporter: protein MAVALALMAAGVPAARADEIEPDRPEVTESARLVPRGALQLESGLAYSRERRGGRPTEETVEAEADLRLGLLHDLELNLGWSPLVRVRGADDDTGIGDVTLGVRYRFVEGFEDARWPPHLGVKVFAKLPAAEEPIGTGRPDFGVLLLASFELPHDFELEVNVGAAAVGQTRPNGYLAQVIATASLSYDITPSLLGFLEMLSNSADERGGRGLLAVNVGLVYRLTRRLAIDAGIQTSLAGQGPDYVVRAGLSVLWR, encoded by the coding sequence ATGGCGGTGGCTCTGGCCCTCATGGCGGCCGGCGTCCCGGCCGCGCGCGCCGACGAGATCGAGCCCGACCGGCCGGAGGTCACCGAGAGCGCGCGGCTGGTGCCCCGTGGGGCCCTGCAGCTCGAATCCGGCCTTGCGTACTCGCGGGAGCGTCGCGGCGGCCGGCCGACCGAGGAGACCGTCGAGGCCGAGGCGGACCTCCGCCTCGGCCTCCTGCATGACCTCGAGCTGAACCTCGGCTGGTCGCCCCTGGTGCGCGTGCGCGGTGCGGACGACGACACCGGCATCGGCGACGTCACGCTGGGAGTCCGGTATCGCTTCGTCGAGGGCTTCGAGGACGCCCGGTGGCCGCCGCACCTGGGCGTGAAGGTCTTCGCGAAGCTGCCCGCGGCCGAGGAGCCGATCGGCACCGGCCGGCCCGACTTCGGCGTGCTGCTGCTCGCCAGCTTCGAGCTGCCGCACGATTTCGAGCTCGAGGTCAACGTGGGCGCCGCCGCGGTGGGCCAGACGCGCCCGAACGGCTATCTCGCCCAGGTCATCGCCACCGCCTCGCTCTCCTACGACATCACGCCGTCGCTCCTGGGCTTCCTCGAGATGCTGTCCAACTCCGCCGACGAGCGCGGCGGGCGCGGATTGCTGGCGGTCAATGTCGGGCTCGTCTATCGCCTGACGCGCCGGCTCGCGATCGACGCGGGGATCCAGACCTCCCTCGCCGGCCAGGGACCGGACTACGTCGTGCGCGCCGGGCTCAGCGTGCTCTGGCGGTAG
- a CDS encoding NTP transferase domain-containing protein gives MPPKAVVLAAGAGVRLGALTERSPKCLLPIDGRALLDHQLETLAAAGITDVTVVAGHLADRVIEHVAGRCRVVRNDRYASTNSIVSLHAAADAVRGSAFVFQNADVLYRPTIVKRLLRSPHANACLVDPLRPHVDGEFHVELREGRIVRYSRDVPPTRSVGESGQLVKIGARDSAAFLDRIDAVIAAGGQREFPNRAYDVLMSGDGLWPVYTAGLPWWEIDTPADYERCARERTRLDGPPAARSPLALARSFLHRPRMPSPYRQLARALARGRRHPARASRHLGAVRAGRLGLAAFDLLVNGPRVLAETLALAAEAGLRPFLLWGSLLGCVRDGGFIVGDRDIDLGILDGDAARLPAWRAAMRARGYGVRIDNEFKLSLVHPQHPRLFVDVDVVKPARGGWAITNADADPARIFHYRFDKSIFAGLRIASFVDGIEVAVPADPEGFLEAVYGDWTVPEPPVHYLYGPLNVEVEIRSPR, from the coding sequence GTGCCCCCGAAGGCGGTCGTCCTCGCCGCCGGCGCCGGCGTCCGCCTCGGGGCGCTCACCGAGCGCTCGCCCAAGTGCCTGCTCCCGATCGACGGCCGCGCCCTGCTCGACCACCAGCTGGAGACGCTGGCCGCGGCGGGGATCACCGACGTCACGGTCGTCGCCGGTCATCTGGCCGACCGCGTGATCGAGCACGTGGCGGGCCGATGCCGCGTCGTCCGCAACGACCGCTACGCCTCCACCAACAGCATCGTGTCGCTGCACGCGGCCGCCGACGCGGTCAGGGGCTCGGCCTTCGTCTTCCAGAACGCCGACGTCCTGTACCGCCCGACGATCGTGAAGCGCCTGCTCCGGTCGCCGCACGCCAACGCGTGTCTCGTCGATCCGCTGCGTCCGCACGTCGACGGCGAGTTCCACGTCGAGCTGCGCGAGGGACGCATCGTGCGGTACAGCCGGGACGTGCCGCCCACGCGATCGGTCGGGGAGAGCGGTCAGCTGGTGAAGATCGGCGCGCGCGACTCGGCGGCCTTCCTCGACCGCATCGACGCGGTCATTGCCGCCGGGGGCCAGCGCGAGTTCCCCAACCGCGCCTACGACGTGCTGATGAGCGGCGACGGGCTCTGGCCCGTGTACACCGCGGGATTGCCGTGGTGGGAGATCGACACGCCGGCGGACTACGAGCGCTGCGCCCGGGAGCGGACTCGCCTCGACGGGCCGCCGGCGGCCCGATCGCCGCTCGCGCTGGCCCGCTCCTTCCTGCACCGCCCACGGATGCCGTCGCCCTATCGCCAGCTCGCCCGCGCCCTGGCCCGCGGCCGCCGGCATCCCGCCCGGGCGTCGCGCCATCTCGGCGCCGTCCGAGCCGGTCGGCTCGGGCTGGCCGCCTTCGATCTGCTGGTCAACGGACCGCGGGTGCTGGCCGAGACGCTCGCCCTCGCCGCCGAGGCGGGGTTACGGCCGTTCCTGCTGTGGGGCAGCCTGCTGGGCTGCGTGCGCGACGGCGGCTTCATCGTGGGCGATCGCGACATCGACCTCGGCATCCTCGACGGCGACGCGGCTCGGCTGCCGGCGTGGCGAGCGGCCATGAGGGCCCGCGGGTACGGCGTGCGCATCGACAACGAGTTCAAGCTCTCGCTGGTGCACCCGCAGCACCCGCGCCTCTTCGTCGACGTGGACGTGGTGAAGCCGGCCCGCGGCGGCTGGGCCATCACCAACGCCGACGCCGATCCCGCCCGGATCTTCCACTACCGCTTCGACAAGTCGATCTTCGCGGGCCTGCGGATCGCCAGCTTCGTGGACGGCATCGAGGTCGCCGTCCCGGCCGACCCGGAGGGCTTCCTCGAGGCGGTGTACGGGGACTGGACCGTGCCGGAGCCTCCGGTCCACTACCTCTACGGCCCCCTCAACGTCGAGGTGGAGATCCGTTCGCCACGATGA
- a CDS encoding branched-chain amino acid ABC transporter permease — translation MLFFVALLVEGILAGSVYALVALAFVVVYRASRVINFCLGEWVTFAAQLVGTGTHALALPLAGALAFASAGMAVLALAFNRVVLHRLIGQSPISLVMVTIGFGAVLQASTVLFFPAGSGAISLPVPSEPIEIGGLFLVPGKLIAAAIAGLGVLMVARVYRTRTGLALRAIADDPQAAMASGIDIDRHVVLTWSMAGVIAVVAGTLSAAVGGGGLSLVLVGLKVFPIVVVGGMDSVVGTVVGALLIGVLESEAAGYLDPVLGAGFSSLAPYLVLLGVLLVRPYGLFGTPGIERI, via the coding sequence ATGCTCTTCTTCGTCGCGCTGCTCGTGGAGGGGATCCTCGCCGGCTCCGTCTATGCTCTGGTGGCGCTGGCCTTCGTGGTGGTGTACCGCGCCTCGCGCGTCATCAACTTCTGCCTCGGCGAGTGGGTGACCTTCGCGGCGCAGCTGGTCGGCACCGGGACGCACGCGCTGGCCCTTCCCCTGGCCGGGGCGCTCGCCTTCGCCTCCGCGGGCATGGCGGTATTGGCGCTGGCGTTCAACCGCGTCGTGCTGCATCGGCTGATCGGCCAATCGCCGATCTCGCTCGTGATGGTCACCATCGGGTTCGGCGCGGTCCTGCAGGCGTCCACGGTGCTGTTCTTTCCCGCCGGCTCCGGGGCCATCTCGCTGCCGGTGCCGTCCGAGCCGATCGAGATCGGCGGGCTCTTCCTCGTGCCCGGCAAGCTGATCGCCGCCGCGATCGCCGGCCTCGGCGTGCTGATGGTCGCCCGGGTCTATCGCACGCGCACCGGCCTCGCCCTGCGCGCGATCGCGGACGATCCGCAGGCCGCGATGGCGAGCGGCATCGACATCGACCGCCACGTCGTGCTCACGTGGTCCATGGCCGGCGTCATCGCGGTGGTGGCGGGCACGCTCTCGGCCGCGGTGGGGGGCGGGGGACTGAGCCTCGTGCTCGTCGGGCTCAAGGTGTTCCCGATCGTCGTGGTCGGGGGCATGGACAGCGTGGTGGGCACCGTGGTGGGCGCGCTGCTGATCGGGGTGCTGGAGAGCGAGGCGGCCGGCTATCTCGACCCGGTGCTGGGCGCGGGGTTCAGCAGCCTCGCGCCGTATCTCGTGCTCCTCGGCGTCTTGCTGGTGCGGCCGTACGGTCTGTTCGGGACGCCCGGCATCGAGCGGATCTAG
- a CDS encoding glycosyltransferase family 39 protein codes for MSSAAGGRLRSLRARWPGLADLGLIVLIWAVPLVALRPLQDAPFVDDWVYAWAVEHLLRTGELKILDWSVSQNVAHVLWGALFCLPLGFSFSALRLSTWVASLLGLVGLHLLLRELGVRRVDALVGVAVLAFYPVYFILSLSFMTDVPFVTVTIWSFAALVRALTRGSPRALAAASLFACLAVAIRPVGIFLAGVLLLARWPSSTRWWRPTRVQLAAAAAPIVVLALLTLARPSLTESRADLTWVHGSWAWRWQVNFTFDGLQLGGWLLANLTVVVGTLGVALAPLALGSLSRERARVALPVGLLAAAALTGTLLARGGVGAPLDPEFIWSLRELGATEALVPPLTVAPVRSLPWSLAAMFVATLSLALALAPLARRGLRPEAGGLAWGALGYFAMGTVLWLFYDRYALPLVAIVVALRLGAAGVPRRRLALLGVAMMATVSGVGTWDHLQYNRALWTAVAWARDTGIDARRLDGGYVINGWLQYAHPEHAQRAANGGVAVSDVNGGRPGRYGIVKRLPAGARVLHAVPYRRMLAPSGTLWVVDRAPDGSAGPPDGRH; via the coding sequence GTGAGCTCGGCGGCGGGCGGCCGGCTTCGGAGCCTCCGCGCCCGCTGGCCGGGGCTCGCCGACCTGGGACTCATCGTCCTGATATGGGCGGTGCCCCTCGTGGCGCTGCGCCCGCTGCAGGATGCGCCCTTCGTCGACGACTGGGTCTACGCGTGGGCGGTCGAGCACCTGCTGCGCACCGGCGAGCTCAAGATCCTGGACTGGTCGGTGAGCCAGAACGTCGCGCACGTGCTCTGGGGCGCGCTGTTCTGCCTGCCGCTCGGCTTCTCGTTCAGCGCGCTGCGCCTGTCCACGTGGGTGGCCTCGCTGCTCGGCCTGGTGGGCCTCCACCTGCTGCTGCGCGAGCTGGGCGTCCGCCGCGTCGACGCCCTCGTGGGCGTCGCGGTCCTGGCCTTCTACCCGGTCTACTTCATCCTCTCGCTGTCGTTCATGACCGACGTGCCGTTCGTCACGGTGACGATCTGGTCCTTCGCCGCCCTCGTCCGCGCGCTCACCCGGGGCTCGCCGCGCGCCCTGGCCGCCGCGAGCCTGTTCGCCTGCCTGGCCGTCGCGATCCGGCCGGTGGGCATCTTCCTCGCGGGCGTCCTCTTGCTCGCGCGATGGCCCTCGTCCACCCGCTGGTGGAGACCCACGCGGGTCCAGCTTGCCGCCGCGGCGGCGCCGATCGTCGTCCTGGCGCTCCTGACGCTGGCCCGGCCGTCGCTCACCGAATCTCGTGCCGACCTCACCTGGGTCCACGGCTCGTGGGCCTGGCGCTGGCAGGTGAACTTCACCTTCGACGGGCTCCAGCTCGGCGGCTGGCTCCTCGCGAACCTCACCGTGGTGGTCGGCACGCTCGGGGTCGCGCTGGCCCCGCTCGCGCTCGGCAGCCTCTCGCGCGAGCGCGCGCGCGTCGCGCTGCCGGTCGGGCTGCTCGCGGCGGCGGCGCTGACCGGGACGCTCCTCGCTCGGGGCGGAGTCGGCGCGCCACTCGATCCGGAGTTCATCTGGAGCCTGCGCGAGCTGGGCGCGACCGAGGCGCTCGTTCCGCCGCTGACCGTGGCTCCCGTCCGCTCCCTGCCCTGGTCGCTCGCCGCGATGTTCGTGGCCACCCTGTCGCTCGCCCTCGCGCTGGCCCCGCTCGCTCGGCGCGGCCTGCGCCCCGAGGCGGGCGGCCTCGCCTGGGGTGCGCTGGGCTACTTCGCGATGGGCACGGTGCTGTGGCTGTTCTACGACCGGTACGCGCTGCCCCTCGTCGCGATCGTCGTCGCGCTGCGGCTGGGCGCGGCCGGGGTCCCGCGGCGACGGCTGGCGCTGCTCGGCGTGGCGATGATGGCCACGGTGAGCGGCGTGGGCACCTGGGATCATCTGCAGTACAACCGCGCGCTGTGGACCGCGGTGGCGTGGGCTCGGGACACCGGGATCGACGCGCGCCGTCTGGACGGCGGCTACGTCATCAACGGCTGGCTGCAGTACGCGCATCCCGAGCACGCGCAGCGGGCCGCCAACGGCGGCGTCGCGGTCTCCGACGTGAACGGGGGCCGCCCCGGCCGCTACGGTATCGTCAAGCGACTGCCCGCCGGGGCCCGCGTGCTGCACGCGGTGCCCTACCGGCGCATGCTGGCGCCGTCGGGCACGCTCTGGGTCGTCGATCGCGCGCCGGACGGCTCGGCCGGGCCGCCGGACGGCCGCCACTGA
- a CDS encoding ABC transporter substrate binding protein, protein MRFRTLALVVVAVCNLGATHPADAQPAARTWRIGFLSLVAEDLEQYKPWLAAFRDGLRQLGYVEGQNLVLEQRYAAGRIDRLPALAAELAIEQRLPTSGSHRGWAEGGLLMSYGTDFVAMFRHGAVVVDKILKGASPATLPVEQPTKFELVINAKTAKAIGLAIPPSVLVRADALIQ, encoded by the coding sequence GTGAGGTTCCGGACGCTCGCCCTCGTCGTGGTGGCCGTCTGCAATCTCGGCGCGACGCACCCCGCCGACGCGCAGCCGGCCGCGCGAACCTGGCGGATCGGCTTCCTCTCGCTGGTCGCGGAGGACCTCGAGCAGTACAAGCCCTGGCTCGCCGCCTTCCGTGACGGACTCCGTCAGCTGGGCTACGTCGAAGGGCAGAACCTGGTCCTCGAGCAGCGCTACGCGGCGGGGCGCATCGATCGCCTCCCCGCCCTCGCCGCCGAGCTGGCCATCGAGCAGCGACTCCCCACCTCGGGCTCGCACCGCGGCTGGGCCGAGGGCGGCCTGCTGATGTCGTACGGCACGGACTTCGTCGCGATGTTCCGGCACGGGGCGGTCGTCGTCGACAAGATCCTGAAGGGCGCGTCCCCCGCCACGCTTCCGGTGGAGCAGCCCACCAAGTTCGAGCTGGTCATCAACGCGAAGACCGCGAAGGCGATCGGGCTCGCGATTCCCCCGTCGGTGCTCGTCCGGGCCGACGCGCTGATCCAATAG